A part of Roseitalea porphyridii genomic DNA contains:
- the aroC gene encoding chorismate synthase, with the protein MSHNTFGHLFRVTTWGESHGAALGCVVDGCPPGIRFTAAEIQTFLDRRKPGQSKYTTQRREADAVRVLSGIIPDEDDPDTLITTGTPVSMMIENTDQRSKDYSDIKARYRPGHADFTYDAKYGLRDYRGGGRSSARETAARVAAGALARKVVPGLEVRGALVAMGTEDIDRSNWDWEEVGRNPFFSPDADAVDRFAAYLDAIRKDGSSVGAIIEVVATGVPAGLGAPIYAKLDQDIASHLMSINAVKGVEIGNGFEAARLRGEDNADEMRIGDDGRPVFLSNKAGGVLGGIATGKPVVARFAVKPTSSIMTPTKSVTKDGVEVDVQTKGRHDPCVGIRAVPIGEAMVACAIADHYLRHRGQTGRV; encoded by the coding sequence ATGTCGCACAACACATTCGGCCACCTTTTTCGCGTGACCACCTGGGGCGAAAGCCACGGGGCGGCGCTCGGCTGCGTCGTCGACGGGTGCCCGCCCGGCATCCGCTTCACGGCGGCGGAGATCCAGACCTTCCTTGACCGGCGCAAGCCCGGTCAGTCCAAATACACCACCCAGCGGCGCGAGGCGGACGCGGTGCGCGTGCTTTCGGGCATCATCCCCGACGAGGACGATCCCGACACGCTGATCACCACCGGCACGCCGGTCTCGATGATGATCGAGAACACCGATCAGCGCTCCAAGGACTATTCGGACATCAAGGCGCGCTACCGGCCCGGCCACGCCGATTTCACGTACGATGCGAAATACGGGCTGCGCGATTATCGCGGGGGCGGACGCTCGTCGGCGCGCGAGACGGCGGCGCGCGTTGCCGCCGGCGCACTTGCGCGCAAGGTCGTGCCGGGCCTCGAGGTGCGCGGCGCGCTGGTCGCGATGGGCACCGAGGATATCGACCGGTCGAACTGGGACTGGGAGGAAGTCGGCCGCAACCCGTTCTTTTCGCCCGACGCCGACGCCGTCGACCGTTTCGCCGCCTATCTGGACGCGATCCGCAAGGATGGCTCGTCGGTCGGCGCGATCATCGAGGTGGTCGCGACCGGCGTGCCGGCCGGCCTTGGCGCGCCGATCTACGCAAAGCTCGACCAGGACATCGCCTCGCACCTGATGTCGATCAACGCCGTCAAGGGCGTCGAAATCGGCAACGGGTTCGAGGCGGCGCGGCTGCGCGGCGAGGACAATGCCGACGAGATGCGCATCGGCGACGATGGCCGGCCGGTGTTCCTGTCCAACAAGGCCGGTGGCGTGCTGGGCGGCATCGCGACCGGCAAGCCGGTGGTGGCGCGTTTTGCGGTCAAGCCGACCTCGTCGATCATGACACCGACGAAATCGGTGACGAAGGACGGTGTGGAGGTCGACGTGCAGACGAAGGGCCGACACGATCCGTGCGTGGGCATCCGCGCGGTGCCGATCGGCGAGGCGATGGTCGCCTGCGCGATCGCCGATCATTATCTGCGCCATCGCGGCCAGACGGGACGGGTTTGA
- a CDS encoding histidine phosphatase family protein: protein MKPAHPFYMIRHGETDWNRAQRFQGQMDIPVNARGLRQAAAYADLLRAERADWAGWRFVASPLSRTRTTMQTLREALGLDAHAYDVDRDLMEVTFGDWEGFTLAELEPDHPDLVAARAADKWSFVAPGGESYAMATERVRGFLERLAAPSVIVTHGGIIRGTRHLIEGIDGDSAVRGHVPQDNVYRFDGERAGWLR from the coding sequence ATGAAACCTGCCCATCCCTTCTACATGATCCGCCACGGCGAGACGGACTGGAATCGCGCGCAGCGTTTTCAGGGCCAGATGGACATTCCCGTCAATGCGCGCGGCCTGCGGCAGGCGGCGGCCTATGCGGACCTGTTGCGTGCCGAGCGCGCCGACTGGGCCGGCTGGCGTTTCGTGGCGAGCCCGCTGTCGCGCACGCGCACGACCATGCAGACGCTGCGCGAGGCGCTGGGTCTTGATGCGCACGCCTACGATGTCGACCGTGACCTGATGGAGGTGACGTTCGGCGACTGGGAAGGGTTCACGCTCGCTGAACTGGAGCCCGATCATCCCGATCTCGTCGCCGCGCGCGCCGCCGACAAGTGGAGCTTCGTCGCCCCGGGCGGCGAAAGCTATGCGATGGCGACCGAACGGGTGCGCGGCTTCCTCGAACGCCTCGCCGCGCCCAGCGTGATCGTCACCCATGGTGGCATCATCCGCGGCACGCGGCACCTGATCGAGGGCATCGACGGCGACAGCGCGGTTCGCGGACACGTGCCGCAGGACAATGTCTACAGGTTCGACGGCGAACGGGCCGGGTGGCTGCGCTGA
- the fabI gene encoding enoyl-ACP reductase FabI, translating to MSMGSGLMKGKRGLVIGLANNRSVAWGIAKSCAAHGAELAVTYQGESLKRRVEPLADELNALVAGHLDVTEPASLDAVFEHLEKTWGRLDFLVHAVAFSDKDELTGRYVDTSRDNFLRTMDISVYSLTELARRAAPLMSNGGSILTLTYYGAEKVMPHYNVMGVAKAALEASVRYLAVDLGPDKVRVNALSAGPIKTLAASGIGDFRYILKWNEYNSPLRKTVTIEEVGDAALYLLSDLSRSVTGEVHHADSGYHVVGMKAVDAPDITKQ from the coding sequence ATGAGCATGGGTTCAGGCCTGATGAAGGGCAAGCGCGGGTTGGTGATCGGCCTTGCCAACAACCGGTCCGTGGCCTGGGGCATCGCCAAATCCTGCGCCGCGCACGGTGCCGAACTGGCCGTCACCTATCAGGGCGAATCGCTCAAGCGCCGCGTCGAGCCGCTCGCCGACGAACTGAACGCGCTGGTCGCCGGCCATCTGGACGTCACCGAACCGGCATCGCTGGACGCGGTGTTCGAGCATCTCGAAAAGACCTGGGGGCGGCTCGATTTCCTCGTGCATGCCGTCGCCTTTTCGGACAAGGACGAACTGACGGGCCGTTACGTCGATACCAGCCGCGACAATTTCCTGCGCACGATGGACATATCGGTCTATTCGCTGACCGAACTGGCCCGCCGCGCGGCGCCGCTGATGTCCAATGGCGGCTCGATCCTGACGCTGACCTATTACGGCGCCGAGAAGGTCATGCCGCACTACAACGTGATGGGCGTTGCCAAGGCGGCGCTGGAGGCAAGCGTGCGCTACCTCGCCGTCGATCTGGGCCCGGACAAGGTGCGCGTGAACGCCCTGTCGGCCGGGCCGATCAAGACGCTCGCGGCCTCCGGGATCGGCGACTTCCGCTACATCCTGAAATGGAACGAGTACAATTCGCCGCTGCGCAAGACGGTGACGATCGAGGAGGTGGGCGACGCGGCCCTTTATCTTCTCAGCGACCTGTCCCGATCGGTGACCGGCGAGGTGCACCATGCCGACAGCGGCTATCACGTCGTCGGCATGAAAGCGGTCGACGCTCCCGACATCACCAAGCAGTAG
- a CDS encoding DnaJ C-terminal domain-containing protein: protein MRDPYAVLGVSKTASAAEIKSAFRKLAKKYHPDANPDNAKAKERFAEVSRAYEIVGDEAKRKRFDRGEIDAEGNERFHGYPGGDGFTGADGFEDLFGGRARSQARAGGFDAEDILKTVFGGAFGGPQGGRTSRTFTGADINDIFGDPVAGAHPGARQAQPTKGRDIEVTLNVPVADAIVAGKVKLTLKDGRTVAVQLPKGVENGQVIRLKGQGETGPAGHRGDVLAKVRIRTQPGVRIDGRDLYLDAPVDLGTAVTGGKATIETPEGRKIAVKIAPWTSSGQTLRVPGRGLPDKAGKRGDLYAVVQVMLDEADREKLEALYASQKAGT, encoded by the coding sequence ATGCGCGATCCTTATGCGGTGCTCGGCGTCTCCAAGACGGCGAGCGCGGCGGAGATCAAGTCCGCCTTCCGCAAACTGGCGAAGAAATACCATCCGGACGCCAATCCGGACAACGCGAAGGCCAAGGAGCGTTTCGCGGAGGTCTCGCGCGCCTACGAGATCGTCGGCGACGAGGCAAAACGCAAACGCTTTGACCGCGGCGAGATCGACGCCGAGGGCAACGAGCGGTTCCACGGCTACCCGGGCGGTGACGGCTTCACCGGCGCCGACGGGTTCGAGGACCTGTTCGGGGGCCGCGCACGCAGCCAGGCGCGCGCCGGCGGGTTCGACGCCGAGGACATTCTGAAGACAGTGTTCGGCGGCGCCTTCGGCGGGCCCCAGGGCGGCCGCACGAGCCGCACCTTCACCGGCGCCGACATCAACGACATCTTCGGCGATCCCGTCGCGGGCGCCCATCCGGGCGCGCGTCAGGCGCAGCCGACCAAGGGGCGCGACATCGAGGTGACGCTGAACGTGCCCGTGGCCGACGCGATCGTCGCCGGCAAGGTCAAGTTGACCCTCAAGGACGGGCGCACGGTCGCCGTGCAGCTTCCCAAGGGCGTCGAAAATGGCCAGGTGATCCGGCTCAAGGGCCAGGGCGAGACGGGCCCGGCGGGCCATCGCGGCGATGTGCTCGCAAAGGTGCGCATCAGGACCCAGCCGGGCGTCAGGATCGACGGCCGCGACCTCTATCTCGATGCGCCGGTCGATCTGGGCACCGCCGTGACGGGCGGCAAGGCGACCATCGAAACGCCCGAAGGCAGGAAGATCGCGGTCAAGATCGCGCCCTGGACCTCGTCGGGCCAGACCCTTCGCGTGCCCGGCCGCGGCCTTCCGGACAAGGCTGGAAAGCGGGGCGATCTCTACGCCGTCGTGCAGGTCATGCTCGACGAGGCCGACCGGGAGAAGCTCGAAGCGCTCTATGCCAGCCAGAAGGCGGGCACCTGA
- a CDS encoding RT0821/Lpp0805 family surface protein — protein MRARAVKRDATPPRILACLAAIVSLGGCAVGGNAIDDAMTTNAISMAQPSPSIAVDPFAPGRTGDAGQTDRLIDEDTIRLAVTTADLRKLDGGALPWASAATGSSGTVTDIRQTEIAGQTCRRFSATRNAYDGVFLYDGEVCLDPRSGWWTRSLAPHGADAAVE, from the coding sequence GTGCGGGCGCGTGCTGTCAAGCGCGACGCGACGCCGCCGCGCATCCTTGCCTGTTTGGCCGCGATCGTCTCCCTTGGCGGGTGCGCGGTCGGCGGCAACGCGATCGACGACGCGATGACCACCAACGCCATCTCGATGGCCCAGCCCTCGCCGTCCATCGCGGTCGATCCGTTCGCTCCGGGCCGCACCGGCGATGCCGGCCAGACCGACCGGCTGATCGACGAGGACACGATCCGCCTCGCCGTCACCACCGCCGATCTGCGAAAACTTGACGGCGGCGCACTGCCCTGGGCAAGCGCGGCGACCGGATCGTCCGGCACGGTGACCGATATTCGCCAGACCGAAATCGCCGGGCAGACGTGCCGACGCTTTTCGGCGACACGAAACGCCTATGACGGCGTCTTCCTCTACGACGGCGAAGTGTGCCTTGATCCGCGCTCGGGATGGTGGACCCGGTCGCTCGCCCCGCACGGCGCGGACGCCGCGGTCGAATAG
- the pdxH gene encoding pyridoxamine 5'-phosphate oxidase — protein sequence MAQARLTDSDLEAAVDPFGLFAQWLAEAERSEPNDPNALSLATVDADGLPNVRMVLLKGFDERGFVFYTNFESQKGTELLGSMKAAMCFHWKSLRRQVRVRGPVSVVSDEEADAYYASRPRGSRIGAWASHQSRPLESKFALEKEVARYTAKYAIGEIPRPAHWSGFRLSPTYVEFWKDGKFRLHDRFVFTRDGEGAPWTTARFYP from the coding sequence ATGGCCCAAGCCCGGTTAACAGACAGTGATCTCGAGGCGGCGGTCGACCCGTTCGGACTGTTTGCGCAATGGCTCGCCGAAGCAGAACGGAGCGAACCGAACGATCCGAACGCGCTGTCGCTTGCCACCGTTGATGCGGACGGCCTGCCCAATGTGCGCATGGTGCTGCTGAAGGGGTTCGACGAGCGCGGATTCGTCTTCTACACCAATTTCGAGAGCCAGAAGGGCACCGAACTGCTCGGCTCGATGAAGGCCGCCATGTGCTTTCACTGGAAGTCGCTGCGGCGGCAGGTGCGCGTGCGCGGCCCGGTCAGCGTGGTCAGCGACGAGGAGGCGGATGCCTATTATGCCTCGCGCCCGCGCGGCAGCCGAATCGGAGCCTGGGCGTCGCACCAGTCGCGCCCGCTCGAAAGCAAGTTCGCGCTCGAAAAGGAAGTGGCGCGATATACCGCCAAGTACGCGATCGGCGAGATACCGCGCCCGGCGCACTGGTCGGGCTTCCGCCTGTCGCCGACCTATGTCGAGTTCTGGAAGGACGGCAAGTTCCGCCTGCACGACCGTTTCGTCTTCACCCGGGACGGGGAAGGTGCGCCCTGGACGACGGCGCGCTTCTACCCGTGA
- a CDS encoding DUF1801 domain-containing protein has product MKTRPTDASVEAFIASVDNAGRREDALALLPIMNRVTGTQPHMWGDSLIGYGEYAYSRADGSRHRFFLTGFSPRKANLVVYLMAGVGQHAGKLARLGRHKHSSSCLYLGRLRSVDLDVLAELVADDLAIMRQRYPEHTL; this is encoded by the coding sequence ATGAAGACACGGCCGACCGACGCGTCGGTCGAGGCCTTCATCGCATCGGTGGACAATGCCGGCCGGCGCGAGGATGCCCTTGCGTTGCTGCCGATCATGAACCGCGTCACCGGAACGCAGCCGCACATGTGGGGCGACAGCCTGATCGGCTACGGCGAATACGCCTACAGCCGCGCCGACGGCAGCCGCCACCGCTTCTTCCTGACCGGATTTTCTCCGCGCAAGGCCAACCTCGTCGTCTACCTGATGGCGGGCGTCGGCCAGCACGCCGGGAAACTCGCCCGGCTCGGCCGGCACAAGCACTCCTCGTCGTGCCTCTATTTAGGTCGTCTCAGGTCGGTCGACCTTGACGTCCTCGCCGAACTGGTCGCCGACGATCTCGCGATCATGCGCCAGCGCTATCCCGAGCACACGCTTTGA
- a CDS encoding ABC transporter permease: MNGTAIWAIYTYEMARMWRTLGQSVVSPVLSTSLYFVVFGAAIGRQMGEIDGVSYGAFLVPGLVMLSLLTQSVSNAAFGIYFPKFTGTIYELLSAPVSTFEILCGYVGAAATKSLILGTIILATATLFVDLQVAHPFWMLFFLVLTATTFSLLGFIIGIWAEGFEQLQIVPLLVITPLVFLGGSFYSIEMLPEFWQRVTLFNPVLYLVSGFRWSFYEISDVNPMISIAAIIVFLSICITIVWWIFKTGYRLKS, from the coding sequence ATGAACGGCACCGCGATCTGGGCGATCTACACCTACGAGATGGCACGCATGTGGCGCACGCTCGGCCAGAGCGTCGTCTCGCCGGTGCTGTCGACCTCGCTCTATTTCGTCGTGTTCGGCGCGGCGATCGGCCGGCAGATGGGCGAGATCGACGGCGTCTCCTACGGCGCGTTCCTCGTGCCCGGCCTCGTCATGCTGTCGCTTCTGACCCAGAGCGTGTCGAATGCGGCCTTCGGCATCTACTTTCCGAAGTTCACGGGCACGATCTACGAGCTCTTGTCGGCGCCGGTCTCCACGTTCGAGATCTTGTGCGGCTATGTTGGGGCGGCGGCGACCAAATCCCTGATCCTGGGCACGATCATCCTCGCCACGGCGACGCTGTTCGTCGATCTGCAGGTGGCGCACCCGTTCTGGATGCTGTTCTTCCTGGTGCTGACGGCGACCACATTCTCGCTGCTCGGCTTCATCATCGGCATCTGGGCGGAGGGGTTCGAACAGCTCCAGATCGTGCCGCTGCTGGTGATCACGCCGCTGGTGTTCCTGGGCGGCAGCTTCTATTCGATCGAGATGCTGCCCGAGTTCTGGCAGAGGGTGACACTGTTCAATCCGGTTCTTTATCTGGTCAGCGGCTTCCGCTGGAGCTTCTACGAGATATCCGACGTCAACCCGATGATCTCGATCGCCGCGATCATCGTGTTCCTGTCGATCTGCATCACCATCGTGTGGTGGATCTTCAAGACCGGCTATCGCCTCAAGAGCTGA
- a CDS encoding ABC transporter ATP-binding protein: MSSARPVLISARSVTKTYKGGFEALKGVDLDIHDGEIIALLGPNGAGKTTLISAICGIVTPSSGTVTVAGYDIIDDFRQTRSMIGLVPQELTTDAFETVWATVSFSRGLFGKPKNPAHIEKVLRDLSLWDKKDSKIMQLSGGMKRRVLIAKALAHEPRILFLDEPTAGVDVELRKDMWAVVEALRAQGVTIILTTHYIEEAEAIADRIGVINKGEIIVVEEKDRLMTKLGRKSLRLELNSPISRVPDRLAEFADALTLADDGCTLTYEYDTAAERTGITRLLAGLAEADIRVADLSTRQSSLEDIFVGLVRDDA; the protein is encoded by the coding sequence ATGTCCAGCGCGCGACCCGTCCTGATTTCCGCCCGATCGGTGACCAAGACATACAAGGGTGGATTTGAGGCGCTCAAGGGCGTCGACCTCGACATCCATGACGGCGAGATCATCGCCCTGCTCGGCCCCAACGGCGCAGGAAAGACGACGCTGATCTCGGCGATCTGCGGGATCGTCACGCCCAGTTCGGGAACCGTCACGGTCGCCGGATACGACATCATCGACGATTTCCGGCAGACCCGCTCGATGATCGGTCTGGTGCCGCAGGAACTGACGACCGATGCGTTCGAAACGGTCTGGGCGACGGTCTCGTTCTCGCGCGGGCTGTTCGGCAAGCCGAAGAACCCCGCCCATATCGAAAAGGTGCTCAGGGACCTGTCTCTCTGGGACAAGAAGGACAGCAAGATCATGCAGCTTTCGGGCGGCATGAAGCGGCGCGTGCTGATCGCCAAGGCGCTCGCACACGAGCCGCGCATCCTGTTCCTGGACGAGCCGACGGCCGGCGTCGATGTTGAACTGCGCAAGGACATGTGGGCGGTCGTCGAGGCCCTTCGCGCGCAGGGCGTGACCATCATCCTGACGACGCATTACATCGAAGAGGCCGAGGCGATCGCCGACCGGATCGGCGTCATCAACAAGGGCGAGATCATCGTCGTCGAGGAGAAGGACCGGCTGATGACGAAGCTCGGCCGCAAGTCGCTGCGCCTCGAGCTCAATTCGCCGATCAGCCGGGTGCCGGACCGGCTCGCCGAGTTCGCCGACGCGCTGACGCTGGCCGACGATGGCTGCACGCTGACCTACGAGTATGACACGGCCGCCGAGCGTACCGGCATCACGCGCCTTCTGGCCGGACTCGCCGAGGCGGACATCCGCGTCGCCGACCTATCCACAAGGCAGAGTTCGCTCGAGGACATCTTCGTCGGGCTAGTGAGGGACGACGCATGA
- a CDS encoding helix-turn-helix domain-containing protein: MMSPFAQGAAAEATQADMDDTLGGRIVSAREAAGLTTAQLARRLGVKSATLQNWETDRSEPRSNKLFMLAGLLNVSPTWLINGLGAAPSDEIAANGDQAALREQLIDMRNQLERLGDSIDRALAQIDAG, encoded by the coding sequence ATGATGTCCCCATTTGCACAAGGCGCGGCGGCCGAGGCCACGCAGGCCGACATGGATGACACGCTGGGCGGCCGCATCGTTTCGGCGCGCGAGGCGGCCGGCCTGACCACCGCGCAGCTCGCCCGGCGCCTCGGTGTCAAGTCGGCGACGCTGCAGAACTGGGAGACCGATCGCTCCGAGCCGCGGTCCAACAAGCTGTTCATGCTCGCCGGGCTCCTCAACGTCTCGCCGACATGGCTGATCAACGGGCTGGGCGCCGCCCCGAGCGACGAAATCGCCGCGAACGGCGATCAGGCCGCGCTTCGCGAACAGCTCATCGACATGCGCAATCAGCTCGAACGGCTCGGCGACAGCATCGACCGGGCGCTCGCCCAGATCGACGCCGGCTGA
- a CDS encoding GGDEF domain-containing protein, with protein MSNQVTAKKAAAPSRPSPRPSDPYTLAAEALEYARQHETPPEPETFKVWYTYAAGSSLVLNERIEALIADGAKPSVYDMTALNGEIIEGGPAGPDPEIEANENLQREMDEVQSFIRSYLQTTERYEGAIDSTTKSLSKASTADEVEMVIALMIRENQRIRAQTQQLSASLRETQEEIVRLQDKLTQSRKAEMQDPMTGLNNRRYFQHAIASAVVHAQANDAPLSFAIADIDHFKQVNDRFGHQIGDEILKFVGTYIASKIKDHGTVSRYGGEEFAIILPDITTETARALLEDIKDGIAGARLVTSKTNKPIGSVTVSFGVSGLIEDDNIETLFERADKQLYEAKSAGRNKVR; from the coding sequence ATGTCCAACCAGGTGACAGCGAAGAAGGCTGCGGCGCCCAGCCGTCCATCCCCGCGACCCAGCGATCCCTACACGCTGGCCGCCGAGGCGCTCGAATATGCAAGGCAGCACGAAACGCCGCCCGAGCCCGAGACGTTCAAGGTCTGGTACACCTATGCGGCCGGATCGAGCCTGGTGCTCAACGAACGCATCGAGGCACTGATCGCCGACGGCGCCAAGCCGAGCGTCTACGACATGACCGCGCTGAACGGCGAGATCATCGAGGGCGGGCCCGCCGGCCCCGATCCGGAGATCGAGGCCAACGAGAACCTGCAAAGGGAGATGGACGAGGTCCAGTCCTTCATCCGCTCCTACCTGCAGACGACCGAACGCTACGAAGGCGCGATCGACAGCACCACCAAGTCGCTCAGCAAGGCCTCGACCGCCGACGAGGTTGAGATGGTCATCGCGCTGATGATCCGCGAGAACCAGCGGATCAGGGCGCAGACCCAGCAGCTCTCGGCGAGCCTTCGCGAGACGCAGGAAGAGATCGTCCGCCTGCAGGACAAGCTCACCCAGTCGCGCAAGGCCGAGATGCAGGACCCGATGACGGGCCTGAACAACCGGCGCTACTTCCAGCACGCCATCGCCTCGGCGGTGGTGCATGCCCAGGCCAACGACGCGCCGCTCAGCTTCGCCATCGCCGACATCGATCATTTCAAGCAGGTCAACGACCGGTTCGGCCACCAGATCGGCGACGAGATCCTCAAGTTCGTCGGCACCTACATCGCCAGCAAGATCAAGGACCACGGCACGGTCAGCCGCTACGGGGGCGAGGAATTCGCCATCATCCTGCCCGACATCACCACCGAGACGGCCCGCGCGCTGCTCGAGGACATCAAGGACGGCATCGCCGGCGCGCGGCTCGTCACCTCCAAGACCAACAAGCCGATCGGCTCGGTGACGGTCTCGTTCGGCGTGTCGGGGCTGATCGAGGACGACAATATCGAGACGCTCTTCGAGCGCGCCGACAAGCAGCTCTACGAAGCCAAGAGCGCGGGCCGCAACAAGGTCCGGTGA
- a CDS encoding ABC transporter permease, with the protein MTVLAANLSFAFKRLIRLPGFWIPTILFPAMLYGFFGMRASEGPIAAYVLASFAVYGVLGVAFFQFGVSIAEDRRSAFALWQRTLPAGPLKPWIAQLVTATAFAMAAVLLVLATAQVLAGVRLDPDALWRLLGVCLIAGVPATFMGTALGYWAGSRSVVGVANLVYLPLAYLGGLWVPPASLPAAVEAVSFFTPTRHMGELAWAAVGDHPFPQESVIALAAFSAGFFALTWLGHRRDRHARFG; encoded by the coding sequence ATGACGGTCCTTGCCGCCAATCTCTCATTTGCGTTCAAGCGCCTGATCCGGCTGCCCGGCTTCTGGATTCCGACGATCCTGTTTCCGGCCATGCTCTACGGCTTCTTCGGCATGCGCGCCAGCGAGGGCCCGATCGCGGCTTACGTCCTGGCCTCCTTTGCGGTCTACGGCGTGCTGGGGGTGGCCTTCTTCCAGTTCGGCGTGTCGATCGCCGAGGATCGCAGAAGCGCTTTCGCCCTGTGGCAACGCACCCTGCCCGCCGGTCCGCTCAAGCCCTGGATCGCACAGCTCGTCACCGCCACCGCCTTTGCCATGGCGGCCGTGCTGCTCGTTCTTGCGACCGCACAGGTTCTTGCCGGTGTGAGGCTTGATCCGGACGCGCTCTGGCGGCTGCTCGGCGTCTGCCTCATCGCCGGCGTACCGGCCACCTTCATGGGCACGGCGCTCGGCTACTGGGCCGGCTCCCGGTCGGTCGTGGGCGTTGCCAATCTGGTCTATCTTCCGCTTGCCTATCTGGGCGGGCTTTGGGTACCGCCCGCGTCACTGCCGGCTGCGGTCGAGGCGGTCTCTTTCTTCACGCCAACGCGGCACATGGGCGAACTGGCATGGGCGGCGGTCGGCGATCATCCCTTCCCGCAAGAAAGCGTCATTGCCCTTGCCGCGTTCTCGGCCGGCTTTTTCGCCCTGACATGGCTCGGCCATCGCCGGGACAGGCATGCGCGTTTCGGCTGA
- a CDS encoding ABC transporter ATP-binding protein: protein MDARTSQCGSAPAISARAIGKRIGRIEALSDLSLDLHRGEALGLVGTNGAGKTTALEILQGLRRADTGKADIFGVPAGSIAARRHIGVTPQNTDFPEQMSPREVLTFAAAHFDRPQKVSDLVATFGLGRLIDRRMGGFSGGETRRLALALAFVGNPALVFADEPTAGLDTDGQEMFKAHARAYVEAGGSLLLTSHHWDEIEQVCDRIVMIDRGRVVLEGTLDDIRRRAGHCRISFDLPEGATPSGRAADARYGDGRWQIVSADSDGLVRELIATEPRVANLHVIPLDLKDTIARLNQEETER, encoded by the coding sequence ATGGACGCGAGAACCAGCCAATGCGGGTCGGCTCCGGCGATCAGCGCCCGGGCAATCGGCAAGCGCATCGGCCGGATCGAGGCGCTGTCCGACCTTTCGCTGGACCTGCACCGGGGCGAGGCGCTCGGCCTCGTCGGCACCAACGGTGCCGGCAAGACGACGGCTCTGGAAATCCTGCAGGGGCTGAGACGGGCCGACACGGGCAAGGCCGACATCTTCGGCGTTCCAGCGGGCTCGATTGCGGCGCGCCGCCACATCGGAGTCACGCCGCAGAACACCGACTTCCCGGAACAGATGTCGCCCCGCGAAGTGCTCACCTTTGCGGCCGCGCACTTCGACCGGCCCCAGAAGGTCAGCGACCTCGTCGCCACGTTCGGCCTTGGACGGCTGATCGATCGACGCATGGGCGGCTTTTCCGGTGGCGAGACGCGACGCCTCGCGCTGGCTCTGGCCTTTGTCGGCAATCCGGCGCTTGTGTTCGCCGACGAACCGACCGCCGGGCTCGATACGGACGGGCAGGAGATGTTCAAGGCCCATGCCCGTGCCTATGTGGAAGCCGGGGGCAGCCTGCTTTTGACCTCGCATCACTGGGACGAGATCGAGCAGGTCTGCGACCGGATCGTGATGATCGATCGTGGCCGGGTGGTCCTCGAGGGCACGCTCGATGACATCCGCCGGCGCGCCGGCCATTGCCGGATCAGCTTCGACCTGCCCGAGGGCGCCACGCCATCGGGCCGCGCCGCCGACGCCCGATACGGCGACGGACGCTGGCAGATCGTGAGCGCCGACAGCGACGGGCTTGTGCGCGAACTGATCGCTACCGAGCCGCGGGTCGCCAACCTGCACGTCATCCCGCTCGACTTGAAGGACACGATCGCGCGGCTGAATCAGGAGGAGACGGAGCGATGA